In Propionimicrobium sp. PCR01-08-3, one DNA window encodes the following:
- a CDS encoding TetR/AcrR family transcriptional regulator, whose amino-acid sequence MSPDERRQAIIEATRPLLVAGGGQFTIKEVAEAAGIAEGTIFRVFDSKQDIIHAVVADVLDTESLRHKIAALPDEPDFTTHLAALISLLTADTDVTHAAFTAARLANCEASPGLAPPASTPIPAVDGTSATADVPAQTQTETPTRTSASTPTQASTGNPETVHNPSTGRHHQECPPPPGHGHGEMSGFQQRTIEVRAAIIASLEPWRSQLRLSIEQCAFLIQSAAFSALHFVFDDTLLSDPALLADTLAHGIYKD is encoded by the coding sequence ATGTCTCCCGACGAACGCCGGCAAGCAATCATCGAGGCTACCCGGCCTCTGCTGGTAGCTGGCGGCGGGCAGTTCACCATCAAAGAAGTCGCCGAAGCCGCCGGCATCGCCGAGGGCACGATCTTCCGTGTCTTCGACTCGAAGCAGGACATCATCCATGCAGTGGTTGCCGACGTGCTCGACACCGAGTCGCTTCGCCACAAGATCGCGGCGCTCCCGGACGAACCGGACTTCACGACTCATCTGGCGGCGTTGATCTCCCTGTTGACCGCCGACACCGATGTGACCCATGCCGCCTTCACGGCGGCCCGACTCGCCAACTGCGAGGCAAGCCCGGGGCTGGCGCCGCCGGCGTCCACCCCTATCCCGGCGGTTGACGGCACCTCGGCAACCGCCGACGTTCCGGCGCAGACACAGACTGAAACGCCCACGCGCACCTCTGCTTCAACCCCCACCCAAGCGTCCACGGGGAATCCGGAAACTGTCCACAACCCGAGCACCGGCCGGCACCACCAGGAGTGCCCGCCTCCCCCGGGCCACGGGCACGGCGAGATGAGCGGCTTCCAGCAGCGCACCATCGAGGTACGAGCGGCTATCATCGCGTCCCTGGAGCCCTGGCGATCCCAGCTGAGGCTGTCGATCGAACAATGCGCCTTCCTCATCCAAAGCGCCGCCTTCAGCGCGCTGCATTTCGTCTTCGACGACACACTGCTATCCGATCCAGCACTGCTGGCCGACACTCTCGCGCACGGCATCTATAAGGACTGA
- a CDS encoding DUF4862 family protein — MKLFSSAYNTWPADEAEREAFVSGLTERDWVGGLELGYADSLDWPQGAPADLPAIVSGVPGTTGHNASDPDFGLASPDEAGRQRALEWARGEAAAVAELVAEGHPIKAVQLHSAPKGKADAAKFAESLLELAGLDWGGVQLWVEHCDAFIEGQEPQKGYLKLDEEIAVLEKVSQEAPQIAWGLVLNWARSAIEGRGAALPLEHVKTAAASGWLRHIGFSSCAGIESPWGGPWADQHLPLVGTAAAPEGSLLGAAEVKATIAAAGDVTYGLKVALRPVDMPGDQKLAALDENAALILANA, encoded by the coding sequence ATGAAGTTGTTCTCGTCCGCATATAACACCTGGCCGGCCGATGAGGCCGAGCGCGAGGCTTTTGTCTCGGGGCTGACCGAGCGCGACTGGGTCGGTGGCCTGGAACTGGGATATGCCGATTCGCTCGATTGGCCTCAGGGTGCTCCGGCGGACCTGCCGGCGATCGTCAGCGGCGTGCCCGGCACCACCGGCCACAACGCGTCCGATCCCGATTTCGGTCTCGCTTCGCCCGATGAGGCCGGACGCCAGCGCGCCCTCGAATGGGCCCGCGGTGAGGCAGCCGCCGTCGCGGAGCTGGTGGCCGAGGGGCATCCGATCAAGGCCGTTCAGCTGCATTCGGCACCCAAGGGCAAGGCGGACGCTGCCAAGTTCGCCGAGTCGCTGCTCGAATTGGCCGGTCTCGACTGGGGTGGCGTGCAGCTGTGGGTGGAGCACTGCGATGCCTTTATCGAGGGTCAGGAGCCGCAGAAGGGCTACCTGAAACTGGACGAGGAGATCGCGGTTCTCGAGAAGGTCTCCCAAGAGGCCCCGCAGATCGCTTGGGGCCTGGTGCTCAACTGGGCGCGCAGCGCGATTGAGGGACGCGGCGCCGCTCTGCCGCTCGAGCATGTCAAGACCGCGGCCGCATCCGGGTGGCTGCGCCATATCGGCTTCTCCAGCTGCGCCGGCATCGAGAGCCCCTGGGGCGGGCCATGGGCCGATCAGCATCTGCCGCTGGTCGGCACGGCGGCCGCTCCCGAGGGCTCGCTGCTCGGTGCGGCCGAGGTGAAAGCCACGATCGCTGCCGCCGGTGACGTGACCTACGGCCTGAAGGTGGCGTTGCGTCCGGTCGATATGCCCGGCGATCAGAAGCTCGCGGCGCTGGACGAGAACGCGGCGCTGATCCTGGCAAACGCCTGA
- the lysS gene encoding lysine--tRNA ligase codes for MSEQQQVRREKRARMLGTDREPYPVDMHRTHSLSQVRAGWPDLEPGEETQDVVEIGGRIVFLRNKGKLCFATLQDGFNQDSNGERLQVMISLAEVGEQALTDWKADVDLGDFIWVRGRVISSKRGELSVMASEWKIASKALRPLPALHKELSEESRVRRRYADLIARPEAREMVRLRSAITRSIRETLDSDGFLEVETPTLQLIHGGAAARPFKTHLNAFDIDMTLRIALELYLKRAMVGGTESVYEIGRIFRNEGIDSTHSAEFTMLEAYQSWGDDKTIAALTKKMIMNAADVAGKHQITRGDGRVIDLDGEWQWITIYGSVSEAIGEEITVTTPVEHLHKVADAHEVEYDPAWENGKLAMELYEHLVEPGLINPTFVCEFPEVAQPLARRHRSKPGLIEAWDLIIGGVERATGFNELIDPIIQREILTAQSLAAAAGDPEAMQLDEDFLAALEQGAPPMGGMGMGIDRLIMLFTDAGIRETILFPLLRPQG; via the coding sequence ATCTCCGAACAGCAGCAGGTGCGCCGCGAGAAGCGGGCCCGGATGCTCGGCACTGATCGCGAACCCTATCCCGTCGATATGCACCGCACCCACTCGCTTTCCCAGGTGCGCGCCGGGTGGCCCGATCTCGAGCCCGGGGAAGAAACCCAGGATGTGGTCGAGATCGGTGGACGCATCGTCTTCCTGCGCAACAAGGGAAAACTGTGCTTCGCCACGCTTCAGGACGGTTTCAACCAGGACTCCAACGGTGAGCGGCTGCAGGTGATGATCTCGCTGGCCGAGGTCGGCGAGCAGGCGTTGACCGATTGGAAGGCCGACGTCGACCTGGGCGATTTCATCTGGGTGCGCGGCCGGGTGATCTCGTCCAAGCGCGGCGAACTGTCGGTGATGGCCAGCGAATGGAAGATCGCCAGCAAGGCGCTGCGTCCGCTACCGGCACTTCACAAGGAGCTGTCCGAAGAATCTCGGGTGCGCCGGCGTTACGCGGACCTGATCGCCCGCCCCGAGGCGCGCGAGATGGTGCGGCTGCGTTCGGCGATCACCCGGAGCATCCGCGAGACTCTTGACAGCGATGGCTTTCTCGAGGTCGAGACCCCGACGCTGCAGCTGATCCACGGCGGGGCGGCCGCGCGTCCGTTCAAGACCCACCTGAACGCCTTCGACATCGACATGACCCTACGCATCGCGCTGGAGCTCTATCTCAAGCGCGCGATGGTCGGCGGCACCGAATCGGTCTACGAGATCGGACGCATCTTCCGCAACGAGGGCATCGACTCGACGCACTCGGCCGAGTTCACCATGCTGGAGGCGTACCAGTCGTGGGGCGACGACAAGACGATCGCCGCGCTCACCAAGAAGATGATCATGAATGCCGCCGATGTGGCGGGCAAGCATCAGATCACCCGCGGGGACGGCCGGGTGATCGACCTGGATGGCGAGTGGCAGTGGATCACCATCTATGGGTCGGTAAGTGAGGCCATCGGGGAAGAGATCACGGTCACCACGCCGGTCGAGCACCTGCACAAAGTGGCGGATGCGCACGAGGTCGAATACGACCCGGCGTGGGAGAACGGCAAGCTCGCCATGGAGCTTTATGAGCACCTGGTCGAGCCTGGACTGATCAATCCGACCTTCGTCTGCGAGTTCCCCGAGGTGGCGCAGCCGCTGGCCCGCCGGCATCGCTCGAAGCCCGGCCTGATCGAGGCGTGGGATCTGATCATCGGCGGTGTGGAGCGGGCAACCGGCTTCAACGAGCTGATCGATCCGATCATCCAGCGCGAGATCCTGACCGCCCAGTCGTTGGCCGCGGCCGCGGGCGACCCCGAGGCCATGCAATTGGACGAGGACTTTCTCGCTGCTCTGGAGCAGGGTGCCCCGCCGATGGGTGGCATGGGCATGGGTATCGACCGGTTGATCATGCTGTTCACCGACGCCGGCATCCGCGAGACGATCCTCTTCCCGCTGCTGCGTCCCCAGGGCTGA
- a CDS encoding Na+/H+ antiporter subunit A, with translation MIQLLCTFAVAAVLAPALFSGLGRRSFGLLALVPAATTIWALSQTGAVFAGEFPLQNVSWVPSLGLEFAFRMDVLSWLMTLIVGGVGTLILIYCWGYFGTAAGHLGRFGGVFVAFAGAMFGLVTTDNTLILYLFWELTTVFSFLLIGHYHDRQPSRMAAMQAIIVTGFGGLAMLGGLIMLGTLPGGSFQLSALVQSALAGTLGQGAAHQAIVWTATVLILLGALTKSAQIPFHFWLPAAMAAPTPVSGYLHAAAMVKAGVYLVARLAPGFASVEVWRPIIVAAGLATMIIGGYRALRQNDLKLLLAFGTVSQLGLIMVLVGFGERAIALAGLAMLVAHAMFKACLFLAVGAIDHEFGTRDLRELSGIARAMPGFAVATIIALASMAGLPPMLGYVGKEAALEALSHEGQWLIFVVIVIGSIFTFGYSLRFGWGALATKPGVEQAQKHRLDARLGVPIGLLALASLATGLMPGLMEYLLGPYAASFPGEDGHLTLWGGFGWPLAATGMVIVGGIALFVFRTPVNHFQARFSIPAADRGYRKITIGLNNFSADFTAAIQSGSLPNYLTVILLTMVGAGALLVAIGKVPGLVAPRSWDSPIQAGIVLLACVAAVLVVRSRRRMKAVLLTAFIGYATSLLFALQGAPDLALTQALVETVTLVVMVLVLRRLPPYFSNRPHASDHVRRIIVGAVVGAAVALLGWVAVSARIHPPVTVHYPEEVFAFGYGRNIVNVTLVDTRAWDTLGEISVLLAAATGVASLIFVRERHRPVELHTVLRSAVKKQQVWGRHTPRAAQAELLVSKFDQPPTPDQPNWQRRGRTWLPGVATLAPVRRSLVFEIGARLVFHPLLIFSLFLLFSGHNNPGGGFAGGVLAGIALVIRYLAGGRFDLALAAKVRPGVLLGLGMTLATTAALTPVLFGGTILQTTVFDFGLPIFGEVHLATALFFDIGVYLIVIGLVLDILNSLGGEIDRQAEAEGEEAPEVPHDAPVSEADEEIDVGADLRAAAKQGSEVTP, from the coding sequence TTGATACAGCTGCTGTGCACCTTTGCTGTGGCAGCTGTGCTCGCTCCGGCCCTGTTCTCTGGCCTCGGACGCCGGTCGTTCGGTCTGCTGGCACTCGTCCCGGCGGCGACCACCATCTGGGCCCTCAGCCAAACCGGCGCCGTCTTCGCGGGCGAATTCCCGCTGCAGAACGTCAGTTGGGTGCCGTCGCTGGGCCTCGAGTTCGCCTTCCGGATGGACGTGCTCAGCTGGCTGATGACGTTGATCGTCGGCGGCGTCGGCACCCTGATCCTGATCTACTGCTGGGGATATTTCGGCACCGCCGCCGGCCACCTCGGCAGGTTCGGTGGCGTCTTCGTGGCTTTCGCGGGGGCGATGTTCGGCCTTGTCACAACGGATAACACGCTGATCCTCTACCTTTTTTGGGAGCTGACGACGGTCTTCAGCTTCTTGCTGATCGGCCACTACCACGACCGCCAGCCCTCCCGGATGGCCGCCATGCAGGCCATCATCGTCACCGGCTTCGGCGGGCTGGCGATGCTCGGCGGGTTGATCATGCTCGGGACGCTGCCGGGCGGCTCGTTCCAGCTCTCCGCATTGGTGCAGTCAGCGCTCGCCGGCACGCTCGGGCAGGGCGCGGCGCACCAGGCCATCGTCTGGACGGCGACCGTGCTCATCCTGCTCGGCGCCTTGACCAAATCGGCACAGATCCCCTTCCACTTCTGGCTGCCCGCGGCGATGGCCGCGCCCACCCCGGTCTCGGGCTACCTGCACGCCGCCGCCATGGTCAAGGCGGGCGTCTACCTGGTGGCCAGACTCGCGCCGGGGTTCGCAAGCGTCGAGGTATGGCGTCCGATCATCGTGGCAGCCGGGCTGGCGACCATGATCATCGGTGGCTACCGGGCGCTTCGCCAAAACGATCTCAAGCTGCTGCTCGCCTTCGGCACTGTCTCCCAGCTCGGCCTGATCATGGTGCTGGTCGGCTTTGGTGAACGCGCCATCGCGCTGGCCGGGCTGGCGATGCTGGTCGCGCACGCCATGTTCAAGGCCTGCCTGTTCTTGGCGGTCGGCGCGATCGACCACGAGTTCGGCACCCGCGACCTGCGCGAACTCTCCGGCATCGCGCGGGCGATGCCGGGTTTCGCGGTGGCCACGATCATCGCGCTGGCGTCGATGGCGGGCCTGCCACCGATGCTCGGCTATGTCGGCAAAGAGGCAGCACTCGAGGCGCTCAGCCACGAAGGCCAGTGGCTGATCTTCGTCGTGATCGTGATCGGATCGATCTTCACCTTCGGCTATTCGCTGCGTTTCGGCTGGGGTGCTCTCGCCACCAAGCCGGGTGTCGAGCAGGCCCAGAAACATCGGTTGGACGCCCGGCTGGGCGTCCCGATCGGGCTGCTCGCCTTGGCGAGCCTCGCGACCGGTCTGATGCCCGGTCTGATGGAATACCTGCTCGGCCCCTATGCGGCCTCCTTCCCCGGCGAGGATGGTCATCTGACCTTGTGGGGCGGGTTCGGCTGGCCGCTGGCCGCGACCGGCATGGTGATCGTCGGCGGCATCGCCCTGTTCGTCTTCCGCACCCCGGTCAATCATTTCCAGGCGAGATTCAGCATTCCGGCCGCCGATCGGGGCTACCGGAAGATCACGATCGGGCTCAACAATTTCTCCGCTGACTTCACCGCAGCCATCCAGTCCGGTTCGCTGCCGAACTATCTGACCGTGATCCTGCTGACCATGGTCGGTGCCGGAGCCTTGCTGGTCGCCATCGGCAAGGTTCCCGGCCTGGTCGCCCCAAGGTCGTGGGACAGCCCCATCCAGGCGGGAATCGTGCTGCTGGCCTGCGTGGCTGCAGTGCTGGTCGTCCGGTCGAGGCGGCGGATGAAGGCGGTGCTGCTGACCGCGTTCATCGGATACGCGACCTCGCTGCTGTTCGCGCTGCAGGGCGCCCCCGATCTGGCGCTCACCCAGGCGCTGGTGGAGACCGTCACGCTGGTCGTGATGGTGCTGGTGCTGCGGCGGCTGCCACCGTATTTCTCCAACCGGCCGCACGCTTCCGATCATGTTAGGCGGATCATCGTGGGCGCGGTGGTCGGTGCCGCGGTGGCGCTGCTCGGCTGGGTGGCGGTCTCCGCCAGAATCCACCCGCCGGTCACCGTGCACTACCCCGAAGAGGTGTTCGCCTTCGGCTACGGACGCAACATCGTCAACGTCACTCTGGTCGACACCAGGGCCTGGGACACCCTGGGCGAGATCTCGGTGCTGCTGGCGGCGGCAACCGGCGTGGCGTCCCTGATCTTCGTCCGGGAACGGCATCGCCCCGTTGAGCTGCACACCGTCTTGCGGTCCGCCGTGAAAAAGCAGCAAGTGTGGGGACGCCACACTCCGCGCGCCGCCCAGGCCGAGCTGCTGGTCTCCAAGTTCGACCAGCCGCCCACCCCCGATCAGCCCAATTGGCAGCGCCGCGGACGCACCTGGCTGCCCGGGGTTGCCACCCTCGCCCCGGTGCGCCGCTCGCTGGTCTTCGAGATCGGTGCCCGGCTGGTTTTCCATCCGTTGCTGATCTTCTCGCTGTTCCTGCTGTTCTCCGGGCACAACAATCCCGGCGGCGGCTTCGCCGGCGGTGTGCTCGCCGGCATCGCCTTGGTGATCCGCTACCTTGCCGGCGGACGATTCGACCTCGCGTTGGCCGCGAAGGTTCGTCCCGGTGTGTTGCTCGGTTTGGGCATGACATTGGCCACCACGGCGGCACTGACGCCGGTGCTGTTCGGCGGGACGATCCTGCAGACCACCGTCTTCGATTTCGGGCTGCCGATCTTCGGCGAGGTACACCTGGCGACCGCTCTGTTCTTCGACATCGGCGTGTACCTGATCGTCATCGGCCTGGTGCTCGACATCTTGAACTCGCTCGGCGGCGAGATCGACCGGCAGGCCGAGGCCGAAGGCGAGGAAGCGCCCGAGGTGCCGCATGACGCTCCGGTCAGCGAGGCCGATGAGGAGATAGATGTGGGAGCCGACCTGCGGGCGGCAGCGAAACAAGGTAGCGAGGTGACACCATGA
- a CDS encoding Na(+)/H(+) antiporter subunit C → MIDMAPSLALLLLVGVLVGTGVVLVLERSLSRIVIGISLITYGVNVLVLMAGGRAGAPPIIGQSEVSEMADPLPQAMVLTAIVIGLALTAFMLAMAYRSWQLNGHDEVQDDREDRRIALAAARDAVAERVTDDSGASLDEQAASIFDETEDIPAAIQHDLRSPDATPKAAPSVIRSKAEAAEKRTTSAPGAPASGTAAPSQASTSAESADRLTGQLSDSAASKDDESTESTDRSTRPTGPAAREGDDSPNPSNGGDDQ, encoded by the coding sequence ATGATCGACATGGCGCCCTCATTGGCGTTGCTTCTGCTGGTCGGCGTGCTGGTCGGCACCGGGGTGGTGCTCGTCCTGGAACGTTCGCTGAGCCGCATCGTGATCGGCATCTCGCTGATCACCTACGGCGTCAATGTGCTGGTGCTGATGGCCGGTGGACGGGCGGGCGCGCCGCCGATCATCGGGCAGTCCGAGGTTTCCGAGATGGCCGATCCGCTGCCGCAGGCGATGGTGCTGACCGCTATCGTCATCGGGCTCGCGCTGACCGCGTTCATGCTTGCCATGGCCTACCGCAGTTGGCAGCTCAATGGTCACGACGAGGTTCAGGACGACCGCGAGGACCGCCGGATCGCTCTCGCCGCGGCTCGCGACGCCGTTGCCGAGCGGGTCACCGACGACTCGGGCGCCAGCCTCGACGAGCAGGCCGCCAGCATCTTCGACGAGACCGAGGACATCCCGGCCGCGATACAACACGACCTGCGCTCACCCGACGCCACACCCAAGGCGGCCCCGTCGGTCATCCGGTCAAAGGCAGAGGCGGCCGAAAAGCGGACGACATCGGCACCGGGCGCTCCGGCGTCCGGCACAGCTGCACCATCACAGGCCTCGACTTCGGCTGAATCGGCGGATCGCCTGACGGGACAGCTCAGTGATTCCGCTGCATCCAAGGACGACGAATCCACCGAGTCAACAGATCGGTCGACCAGGCCCACTGGCCCTGCCGCACGCGAGGGCGACGACTCGCCCAACCCCAGCAACGGGGGCGATGACCAATGA
- a CDS encoding Na+/H+ antiporter subunit D: MIASEWSWVLGIPVLVPFAAAAIALLLGRRATAQRVVSLVALCIVQLDAFFIAYLSAEGPFTLDVGGWSAPVGITLVADRLSAMMLVVSVFVTICVLIYSFTQDPAEGRRLPVAVFQPTFLILSAGVSNAFLTGDLFNLYVGFEILLVASFVLITLGGSRERIRSGTVYVVVSVVSSSIFLIALAMVYGAVGTVNMAQIAIRMDGIDPATAQLIEVMLLVAFGVKAAVFPLSAWLPDSYPTAPAPVTAVFAGLLTKVGIYAIIRTQSTIFADTGLNKALMVIALATMITGILGAVAQDDIKRLLSFTLVSHIGFMLWGVGIGSIDGLSAAIFYTAHHIIVQTALFLVSGLMEQVGGTTSLAKLGSLLKVWPFLAVVYLIPALNLAGIPPLSGFLGKIGLIEASAAVGSPLNWTLIAGGLVTSLLTLYALLRAWNMAFWQPAEDEITKRPVAWTMTFSTVLLVAASVLLAVLAGPIYQYAAGSATELREQEPYIQAVLPDSERGTGQSHEESDDHGESDGEQTPAVMPPIATPAPSADASSDGPTSAPVSGTPTVGEPSQSAGER; the protein is encoded by the coding sequence ATGATCGCCTCCGAATGGTCGTGGGTGCTCGGCATCCCGGTGCTCGTTCCGTTCGCGGCCGCGGCGATCGCGCTGCTGTTGGGCCGCCGGGCCACCGCTCAGCGCGTCGTCTCGCTGGTCGCGCTGTGCATCGTCCAACTCGATGCGTTCTTCATCGCCTACCTGTCCGCCGAGGGACCGTTCACCCTCGACGTGGGCGGCTGGTCGGCGCCGGTCGGCATCACCTTGGTGGCCGACCGGCTGTCGGCGATGATGCTGGTGGTCTCGGTTTTCGTGACCATCTGCGTGCTCATCTACTCGTTCACCCAGGATCCCGCCGAAGGACGCCGCCTCCCGGTGGCGGTCTTCCAGCCGACCTTCCTCATCTTGTCGGCCGGGGTTTCGAACGCGTTCCTGACCGGCGATCTGTTCAACCTCTATGTCGGCTTCGAGATCTTGCTGGTGGCCAGTTTCGTGCTGATCACCCTCGGCGGCAGCCGGGAACGGATTCGCTCGGGCACCGTCTACGTGGTGGTCTCGGTGGTCAGCTCGTCGATCTTCTTGATCGCGCTGGCCATGGTCTACGGCGCGGTCGGCACGGTCAACATGGCGCAGATCGCCATCCGGATGGACGGCATCGACCCGGCCACCGCCCAGCTGATCGAGGTCATGCTGCTGGTCGCCTTCGGCGTCAAGGCGGCGGTCTTCCCGCTGTCGGCCTGGCTGCCCGACTCCTACCCGACCGCTCCGGCACCGGTCACCGCGGTCTTCGCCGGGCTTTTGACCAAGGTCGGCATCTACGCCATCATCCGTACCCAGAGCACCATCTTCGCCGACACCGGCCTCAACAAGGCCCTGATGGTGATCGCGCTGGCCACCATGATCACCGGCATCCTCGGCGCGGTCGCTCAGGACGACATCAAGCGTCTGCTGTCGTTCACTCTGGTCTCTCATATCGGCTTCATGCTGTGGGGAGTGGGCATCGGCTCGATCGACGGTCTCTCCGCGGCGATCTTCTACACCGCGCACCACATCATCGTCCAAACCGCACTGTTCTTGGTCTCCGGCCTGATGGAGCAGGTGGGCGGTACGACCTCGCTGGCCAAGCTCGGGTCGCTGCTGAAGGTGTGGCCCTTCCTGGCGGTCGTCTACCTGATCCCGGCGCTCAACCTGGCGGGCATCCCGCCGCTGTCGGGCTTCTTGGGCAAGATCGGTCTGATCGAGGCGTCCGCAGCGGTGGGCAGCCCACTGAATTGGACGCTGATCGCCGGCGGTCTGGTCACCTCGCTGCTGACTCTTTACGCTTTGCTGCGGGCCTGGAACATGGCGTTCTGGCAGCCCGCCGAAGACGAGATCACCAAGCGTCCGGTTGCCTGGACGATGACCTTTTCGACGGTGCTGCTGGTGGCGGCTTCGGTGCTGCTGGCGGTGCTGGCCGGCCCGATCTACCAGTACGCGGCGGGCAGCGCGACCGAGCTGCGCGAGCAGGAGCCGTACATTCAGGCGGTGCTGCCCGACTCCGAACGAGGCACCGGACAATCGCACGAGGAATCCGACGACCACGGCGAATCCGACGGCGAGCAGACCCCCGCCGTGATGCCGCCGATCGCCACCCCGGCACCGTCCGCGGACGCTTCAAGCGATGGCCCGACAAGTGCCCCCGTATCCGGCACGCCAACGGTAGGGGAGCCTTCGCAGTCGGCAGGTGAGCGATGA
- a CDS encoding Na+/H+ antiporter subunit E, producing MSERKHGIGRVAELWRQRVSPVSLILLTAIWIMLWGDPSWANLVAGLVLAALVLLAAPVPRGPARRITIRPIALARLVLVFAKDIVIAATQIAWVTITGRKPREAIIRVRTRAHSDGFLAATAGFTSLVPGSIVIDAHRMTGTLYIHIFDVDDSPEGLERAHHQVLRQEERILRALASDEELGLAGFRPGGSMKAGRLSEAEQAEFWERAHDRSEGDA from the coding sequence ATGAGCGAGCGCAAACATGGCATCGGACGGGTCGCCGAACTATGGCGGCAGCGCGTGTCTCCGGTCAGCCTGATCCTGCTGACCGCGATCTGGATCATGCTCTGGGGCGACCCCAGCTGGGCAAACCTGGTCGCCGGGCTCGTGCTCGCGGCGCTTGTGCTGCTCGCCGCCCCGGTGCCGCGCGGGCCCGCCCGCCGCATCACCATTCGTCCGATTGCCCTTGCCAGACTGGTGCTGGTGTTCGCGAAAGACATCGTGATCGCCGCAACCCAGATCGCCTGGGTGACGATCACCGGACGCAAGCCCCGGGAGGCGATCATCAGGGTGCGCACCCGCGCCCACTCGGACGGTTTCCTCGCGGCCACCGCGGGATTCACCTCCCTGGTGCCCGGATCGATCGTGATCGACGCGCACCGGATGACCGGCACCTTGTACATCCACATCTTCGACGTGGACGACAGCCCCGAAGGGTTGGAGCGGGCTCACCATCAGGTGCTGCGGCAGGAGGAGCGGATCTTACGGGCGCTGGCCAGCGATGAGGAGCTGGGGCTGGCCGGTTTCCGGCCGGGTGGCTCGATGAAGGCCGGACGCCTCAGCGAGGCCGAGCAAGCCGAGTTCTGGGAGCGCGCGCATGACCGCAGTGAGGGGGACGCATGA
- a CDS encoding monovalent cation/H+ antiporter complex subunit F, with protein sequence MITILWICFALLVVSMGMVLIRLEKGPTNLDRAVALDVITACAVGVVVVIMALTGRVDLLPLLVVLTSVGFIGTTTIARFSRAESISQRRVLTSEEAAGEAEPELADEDAPVHPDASGDADEDDEAEITGQMPAQTAREQETP encoded by the coding sequence ATGATCACCATCTTGTGGATCTGCTTCGCCCTGCTGGTGGTCAGCATGGGCATGGTGCTGATCAGGCTGGAGAAGGGACCGACGAACCTCGACCGGGCCGTGGCGCTGGATGTCATCACCGCATGCGCGGTCGGTGTCGTGGTGGTCATCATGGCTCTCACCGGACGCGTCGACCTGCTGCCGTTGCTGGTGGTGCTGACCTCGGTCGGCTTCATCGGGACGACCACGATCGCCCGGTTCTCGCGCGCCGAGTCGATCAGCCAGCGCCGGGTTCTCACCTCCGAGGAGGCGGCTGGGGAAGCCGAGCCCGAATTGGCCGACGAAGATGCGCCGGTGCACCCCGACGCGTCCGGTGACGCGGACGAAGATGACGAGGCCGAGATCACCGGGCAGATGCCTGCGCAGACCGCCCGGGAACAGGAGACACCATGA
- the mnhG gene encoding monovalent cation/H(+) antiporter subunit G gives MIVWLQVIGVALILAGVALTFITALGMLRLSSLFARMHASTKPQVLGLVLMCAGLACVMQQLHVAVTLVLVVMMQFFVAPISAHMLGRSVYRLGQTGRGELVNDEYAEDLQRAREHAEK, from the coding sequence ATGATCGTTTGGCTACAGGTGATCGGCGTGGCACTGATTCTTGCCGGTGTCGCGCTGACTTTCATCACGGCGCTCGGTATGCTCCGGCTGTCCTCGCTGTTCGCGCGGATGCACGCGTCCACCAAGCCGCAGGTGCTCGGATTGGTGCTGATGTGCGCTGGTCTGGCCTGCGTGATGCAGCAACTACACGTCGCCGTGACCTTGGTGCTGGTGGTGATGATGCAGTTCTTCGTGGCGCCGATCTCGGCCCACATGCTCGGACGATCGGTCTACCGGCTGGGCCAGACCGGTCGCGGAGAGCTCGTCAACGATGAATATGCCGAGGATCTACAGCGTGCCCGCGAGCACGCCGAGAAGTAA
- a CDS encoding cell division protein CrgA produces the protein MPESKVRKQAAQKKVAKNKAQTDKQRSKSKAKARLAGGTRDWVPWVFIPVGLLGVLWLLVFYVAGNRVPGMQDLDNWNYLIGIGLIAASFGIATLWK, from the coding sequence GTGCCTGAGTCCAAGGTCCGCAAACAGGCCGCCCAGAAGAAGGTGGCCAAGAACAAGGCGCAGACCGACAAGCAGCGCTCCAAGTCCAAGGCCAAGGCTCGTCTCGCCGGTGGCACCCGCGATTGGGTGCCGTGGGTGTTCATTCCCGTCGGCCTGCTGGGCGTGCTGTGGCTGCTGGTCTTCTATGTCGCAGGCAACCGGGTGCCGGGCATGCAGGACCTCGACAACTGGAACTACCTGATCGGCATCGGTCTGATCGCCGCATCGTTCGGCATCGCCACGTTGTGGAAGTGA